The Fulvivirga ligni genome window below encodes:
- a CDS encoding carboxypeptidase regulatory-like domain-containing protein, with product MKKINITLLAIVFVSLCSFSSFDFLKTSLKLKVLNELGNVEEGVAVQLYGSEEDYRAESNPLSEVQYTNDKGEVKFKDLEPKVYFVNAEKGDKNNIGAGVQTDVLEEGKLNKVTIIIE from the coding sequence ATGAAAAAAATAAATATTACGCTTTTAGCGATTGTCTTTGTATCTCTTTGTTCATTTTCTTCTTTCGATTTTCTTAAAACTTCATTGAAGCTTAAGGTGCTTAATGAGTTAGGAAATGTAGAAGAAGGTGTGGCTGTACAACTATACGGCTCAGAAGAAGATTACAGAGCGGAAAGTAACCCATTATCTGAGGTGCAATACACTAATGATAAAGGTGAAGTAAAATTCAAAGACCTGGAACCTAAGGTTTATTTTGTAAACGCTGAGAAAGGCGATAAAAACAACATTGGTGCTGGCGTGCAGACTGACGTTTTAGAGGAAGGTAAGTTGAATAAAGTAACGATTATTATAGAATAG
- a CDS encoding NUDIX hydrolase produces the protein MHRQDLINKLTNYSPEYQEEVEFRASFLTFVKANETCFERSLAEGHVTGSAWILNKERTHTLLMHHAKLNRWLQLGGHADGDSNVEAVAMKEAEEESGLKHILFINHDVFDIDIHLIPARKQDPDHYHYDVRFQFEADMNEPLEINSESNDLQWVPLDKIKDFTDERSILRMVEKTLNAQQ, from the coding sequence GTGCACAGACAAGATCTGATTAATAAACTCACAAATTACAGCCCTGAATATCAAGAAGAAGTTGAATTCAGGGCTTCTTTTTTAACCTTTGTTAAGGCGAATGAAACATGTTTTGAGCGTTCATTAGCAGAAGGCCACGTAACAGGATCAGCCTGGATTTTAAATAAAGAGCGTACTCATACGCTTCTTATGCATCATGCTAAGCTAAACCGATGGCTACAGCTAGGAGGCCATGCCGACGGTGACTCTAATGTAGAGGCGGTAGCTATGAAAGAAGCTGAGGAGGAATCTGGCTTAAAGCATATTTTATTCATCAATCATGACGTTTTTGATATTGACATTCACCTGATTCCTGCAAGGAAGCAGGACCCTGACCATTATCATTATGACGTAAGGTTCCAATTTGAGGCTGACATGAATGAGCCTCTTGAAATTAACTCAGAGTCTAATGACCTGCAGTGGGTACCGCTGGATAAGATCAAGGACTTTACTGATGAAAGAAGTATTTTAAGAATGGTTGAGAAAACACTCAACGCGCAGCAATAA
- a CDS encoding L-threonylcarbamoyladenylate synthase has protein sequence MAEIGIDINKAKSILEAGSLVAIPTETVYGLAGNAFDQKAVASIFEVKKRPSFDPLIVHTHSLDSVKELVKKIPTKALLLAERFWPGPLTILLPKKQVIPDLVTSGLDTVAIRIPQQSLTLELLKSLDFPLVAPSANPFGYVSPTSAQHVNKQLGEHIEYILDGGNCTVGLESTIVGFDDEAKATIYRLGGTSKEKIESIIGTVQVNDHSTSNPKAPGMLASHYSPGKKVILGSFEELEKIEKSSSTASITFSKPLKGIGISHTVVLAADGKLTTAAQNLFSALRELDKPSVKTILAERAPDHGLGLAINDRLKRAAAE, from the coding sequence ATGGCAGAGATAGGAATAGACATTAATAAAGCTAAAAGCATCTTAGAAGCAGGCTCTCTGGTGGCCATTCCTACCGAAACAGTGTATGGTCTGGCCGGTAATGCTTTTGATCAGAAAGCTGTTGCCAGCATCTTTGAAGTAAAAAAAAGGCCCTCTTTTGATCCGTTGATTGTTCATACACACTCTCTGGATAGCGTGAAAGAACTGGTTAAAAAGATACCAACCAAGGCACTTTTACTTGCCGAACGCTTCTGGCCTGGTCCGCTTACCATATTGCTACCCAAAAAACAGGTAATCCCAGATTTGGTGACCTCTGGCTTAGACACAGTGGCCATAAGAATACCACAGCAGTCTCTAACTCTGGAGCTGCTTAAAAGTCTTGATTTTCCACTAGTTGCTCCTAGCGCTAATCCGTTTGGCTATGTAAGCCCTACGTCTGCCCAGCACGTAAACAAGCAGCTGGGAGAACATATAGAGTATATTCTGGATGGCGGCAATTGTACTGTAGGATTAGAGTCTACCATTGTAGGCTTTGATGATGAAGCTAAAGCCACTATTTATAGATTAGGAGGCACTAGCAAAGAAAAGATTGAAAGCATTATTGGTACTGTTCAGGTAAACGATCACTCCACTTCTAACCCGAAGGCACCGGGTATGCTTGCTTCTCATTACTCCCCCGGTAAAAAGGTGATTTTAGGAAGTTTTGAAGAGCTCGAAAAGATAGAAAAAAGCAGTAGCACGGCTTCAATCACATTCAGCAAGCCCTTAAAAGGCATTGGCATAAGCCACACCGTAGTTCTTGCAGCAGATGGCAAACTAACTACAGCAGCACAGAACTTATTTTCTGCTTTAAGAGAGCTTGATAAGCCTTCAGTAAAAACCATTTTGGCAGAACGCGCCCCCGATCATGGCTTAGGCTTGGCCATCAATGACCGATTAAAAAGAGCCGCTGCAGAATAG
- a CDS encoding phosphoglycerate kinase — protein MRTIDDINFNGKKALIRVDFNVPLNDKNEITDHTRIKAAVPTIKKILDDGGSAILMSHLGRPKGGPEEKFSLKHLVADLSERFGTEVKFASDCVGEEAEAKAADLKPGEILLLENLRFHNEETKGDEAFAKQLSKLGDIYVNDAFGTAHRAHASTSIVAQYFDEKVSGYVMSAELNNAEKILNSPERPFTAIMGGAKISDKILIIEKLLDKVDNLIIGGGMSYTFSKAQGGKIGNSLLEEDKMSLSLELMEKAKAKGVNLILPVDTVEADDFSNDANKKVVKSGQIDDNWEGLDIGPDTIKLFADTVAKSKTVLWNGPMGVFEFPSFATGTEGIAEAVVEATENGGFSLIGGGDSASAINNLGYGDKVSYVSTGGGALLEYMEGKELPGVKALEN, from the coding sequence ATGAGAACTATTGACGACATTAATTTTAACGGCAAAAAAGCCTTAATAAGAGTGGATTTTAACGTTCCACTTAACGACAAAAACGAAATTACAGACCATACAAGAATAAAAGCGGCAGTACCTACTATCAAGAAAATTTTAGATGATGGAGGTTCTGCTATCCTTATGTCTCACCTGGGAAGACCAAAGGGAGGACCAGAGGAAAAGTTCTCTTTAAAGCATTTGGTAGCTGATCTTTCAGAAAGATTCGGTACAGAAGTGAAATTTGCTTCTGACTGCGTAGGTGAAGAGGCTGAAGCCAAAGCCGCTGACTTAAAGCCAGGAGAAATCCTTTTATTAGAAAACCTAAGATTTCACAATGAAGAAACAAAAGGAGACGAGGCGTTTGCTAAGCAGCTTTCTAAATTAGGTGATATTTACGTAAACGATGCATTTGGAACTGCTCATAGAGCGCACGCTTCTACCAGCATTGTAGCTCAGTATTTTGACGAGAAGGTTAGCGGCTATGTGATGTCTGCCGAGCTTAACAACGCTGAGAAAATATTAAACTCTCCTGAAAGACCTTTCACTGCTATTATGGGTGGTGCAAAGATTTCTGATAAGATCTTAATCATTGAAAAACTTCTTGATAAAGTAGATAACCTGATCATTGGCGGTGGAATGTCATACACATTCTCTAAAGCTCAGGGTGGTAAAATTGGAAATTCATTACTTGAAGAAGATAAGATGAGCTTATCTCTAGAATTAATGGAAAAAGCTAAGGCTAAAGGTGTAAACCTAATTTTACCAGTAGATACTGTTGAAGCTGATGATTTCAGTAACGATGCTAACAAAAAAGTGGTGAAGTCTGGTCAGATAGATGATAACTGGGAAGGCCTTGATATTGGTCCTGATACCATCAAATTATTTGCCGATACAGTAGCGAAATCTAAAACAGTGCTTTGGAATGGTCCTATGGGCGTTTTCGAATTCCCTAGCTTTGCTACAGGTACTGAAGGAATAGCTGAAGCTGTGGTGGAAGCTACCGAAAACGGAGGTTTCTCATTAATTGGTGGTGGTGATTCTGCCTCGGCTATTAACAACCTCGGCTATGGAGATAAAGTATCTTACGTTTCTACCGGTGGTGGTGCATTATTAGAATATATGGAAGGAAAAGAACTTCCTGGTGTGAAAGCACTGGAGAACTAA
- a CDS encoding serine hydrolase domain-containing protein produces MKNVVLLALTLFSAFTAVAQDFTVDQRNIITEKLSPFPNKTEVSIACIKNGEVKYHGFLIKNGKPEPIDNSTSMYEIGSITKVFTSTILANLVGEGSLSLSDPIQKYIADPLHVDQEITLLQLANHTAGLPKMPTNFNYFGTDMANPYKDYGEDELMEYLSHDLKLDNTPGTHYEYSNLGVGLLGYIMSKQTETSYADLLDKYAFTKYNMKSSTIDRKELENPLVKGRDYNGNITSNWDLNALSAAGAIISNVEDLARFAQAQFNENDEALALTKKPTFKVNSKMEMGLGWHLLTTKSGEEWIWHNGGTGGYTSSMAIDTNKENAVIILTNISAFHKDHGQIDALCFALMNELKK; encoded by the coding sequence ATGAAGAATGTTGTCTTACTAGCTCTAACGTTATTTTCGGCTTTCACTGCCGTTGCTCAGGATTTCACTGTAGATCAGAGAAATATCATTACTGAAAAGTTATCACCATTTCCCAATAAAACGGAGGTGTCTATTGCTTGCATAAAAAATGGTGAGGTGAAATACCATGGTTTTTTGATTAAAAATGGAAAACCGGAACCGATAGACAACAGCACAAGTATGTATGAAATTGGTTCTATAACCAAAGTATTTACCTCAACAATACTTGCCAATTTGGTGGGAGAGGGGAGTTTAAGTCTTTCAGATCCTATTCAGAAATATATCGCTGACCCACTTCATGTAGACCAGGAAATTACCCTTCTGCAACTGGCCAACCATACTGCCGGGCTGCCAAAAATGCCTACTAACTTTAATTATTTCGGGACTGACATGGCTAACCCATATAAAGACTATGGCGAAGATGAATTGATGGAATATTTGTCGCATGATCTGAAATTAGACAACACACCGGGAACGCATTATGAGTATTCTAATCTGGGTGTCGGTTTATTAGGTTATATCATGTCTAAACAAACTGAAACATCTTATGCTGATCTATTAGACAAATATGCCTTTACCAAGTATAACATGAAGAGTTCTACCATTGATAGAAAGGAGCTTGAAAATCCACTTGTAAAGGGGAGGGATTATAATGGTAACATTACTTCAAATTGGGACCTCAATGCCTTATCTGCTGCAGGTGCCATTATTTCTAATGTGGAAGATTTGGCCAGGTTTGCTCAAGCTCAGTTTAATGAAAACGATGAAGCTTTAGCCCTAACCAAAAAGCCAACCTTCAAAGTAAACAGCAAGATGGAAATGGGCTTAGGCTGGCATTTACTCACTACCAAAAGTGGTGAAGAATGGATATGGCATAATGGAGGGACCGGTGGATATACCTCTAGCATGGCTATTGACACAAATAAAGAGAATGCTGTAATTATTCTTACAAACATTTCTGCATTTCATAAGGATCACGGCCAAATAGATGCGCTCTGCTTTGCTTTGATGAATGAATTGAAAAAGTGA
- a CDS encoding GyrI-like domain-containing protein has translation MQKIKIEPFQVIGISVRTTNENGQSAEDIGGLWQTFISESIIEKIPNRVDDEVLSIYTNYESDFTKPYDTILGCRVARLDNIPEGMVGQAFTGGTYTPFLAKGDLDQGVIYKKWVEIWGQNLGRAYTADFEVFGKKSMDRGNAEVDIMIALDE, from the coding sequence ATGCAAAAGATCAAAATTGAACCTTTCCAGGTCATCGGTATATCGGTGAGAACTACTAATGAAAATGGCCAGTCGGCCGAAGATATTGGCGGTTTGTGGCAAACATTTATCTCTGAAAGCATAATTGAGAAGATACCCAATCGAGTAGATGACGAGGTCTTATCTATTTACACCAACTATGAAAGTGACTTCACTAAACCCTATGATACCATTTTAGGCTGTCGGGTTGCCAGATTGGATAATATTCCTGAGGGCATGGTAGGTCAGGCCTTTACAGGAGGCACTTATACTCCATTTTTGGCCAAAGGCGACTTGGATCAAGGTGTTATTTATAAAAAATGGGTAGAAATCTGGGGACAGAATTTAGGGAGAGCATACACCGCCGATTTTGAGGTATTTGGAAAGAAATCCATGGATAGAGGAAATGCTGAAGTAGACATTATGATTGCCCTTGATGAATAA
- a CDS encoding helix-turn-helix transcriptional regulator — MAEDKPRLARLTAIVTQLQSKRIVTARDIADKHNISIRTVYRDIRTLEQSGIPVITEEGRGYTIMQGYNLPPVMFTEQEANALITAEQIINNNPDHSLVDAYKSATEKIRSTLRLSQRDKADMLTRRIQVRKYSKAEESSNHLIQLQTAITAYNLVKIEYHSLQKESTEREVEPFALIQTQDNWVMLAYCRLRKDFRAFRLDCIRQLTVCMDTFDPHDITLEKYFEEMKKKWTNP, encoded by the coding sequence ATGGCAGAGGATAAACCCCGGCTGGCAAGACTCACGGCCATCGTTACGCAGTTGCAGTCAAAGCGTATAGTTACGGCCCGGGATATTGCAGACAAGCATAATATAAGTATCAGAACGGTCTACAGAGATATTCGTACGCTGGAGCAGTCAGGTATTCCGGTGATCACAGAAGAGGGCAGGGGCTATACCATTATGCAGGGTTATAATTTGCCTCCGGTTATGTTTACTGAGCAGGAAGCAAATGCTTTGATCACTGCGGAGCAAATCATCAATAACAATCCAGATCATTCGCTGGTGGACGCCTATAAGTCGGCTACAGAAAAGATAAGGTCTACCCTGCGACTCTCACAGCGAGATAAAGCTGATATGCTCACCAGAAGAATTCAGGTGAGAAAATATAGTAAGGCTGAAGAGAGTAGTAATCATCTTATTCAACTGCAGACGGCCATTACAGCGTATAATCTGGTCAAAATTGAATACCATTCTCTTCAAAAAGAAAGTACTGAAAGAGAGGTAGAACCTTTTGCGTTAATCCAAACACAAGATAATTGGGTAATGTTGGCCTATTGCCGCTTAAGGAAGGATTTTAGAGCATTTCGCTTAGATTGTATCAGGCAGTTAACAGTTTGTATGGACACCTTTGACCCACATGATATTACGCTGGAAAAATATTTTGAAGAAATGAAGAAAAAATGGACTAACCCCTGA
- a CDS encoding MATE family efflux transporter, giving the protein MKADLQLDKEPISKLFFKYYFPALTSLLSITAHQVIDGILLSHYVGKDGVAAAGLFGTVITFFIALILTLVIGGGISIGKNIGSKQYNKARGIFEFILSWTLAIGVIVVALAPIVCEDIVHFLTGSDNQLYDSTYGYTFWGFMWIPLFLIRTVLGNVISHDGAPKISRNATLVAALVNIVLDFIFIGWLDMGTRGASIATGIALMISCLYMLYYLYQGKGHISIRGFKLSFTLPQWKEIIRHGIPSLISELSFVAGLILINRSLVSYGSTAVEVFGIVNYASFIFLRLFTAALVSVLPIVSFNIGASLPERVIQTLKFSIAFTILLGIIISILSFIIPSFLIDTFASHETLDYKELMVEAFGLFFLLFLSAGPNYILAAYFQSVGHTTVSITLNALKGFILIAFLLYILNDLLEMGTTGIWISRSGAEIAAFILVGLYSLIRKDRFYSKEAILNK; this is encoded by the coding sequence ATGAAAGCTGACTTACAACTTGATAAAGAGCCTATTTCCAAACTCTTCTTCAAATACTATTTCCCTGCCCTAACCAGTTTGCTTTCTATTACTGCACACCAGGTGATTGACGGTATACTTTTAAGCCATTATGTTGGTAAAGATGGTGTGGCGGCAGCGGGCCTATTTGGCACAGTAATTACCTTTTTCATAGCACTTATACTCACTTTGGTGATTGGAGGTGGTATATCTATTGGCAAAAACATTGGCAGCAAGCAATACAATAAAGCTCGGGGAATCTTTGAATTTATTCTAAGCTGGACACTAGCCATTGGGGTGATAGTAGTAGCTCTGGCACCAATAGTATGCGAAGACATAGTGCATTTTCTCACCGGCTCTGATAACCAACTCTACGACAGCACTTATGGCTACACTTTTTGGGGCTTCATGTGGATACCCTTGTTTTTGATAAGGACCGTACTTGGAAATGTTATTAGCCATGATGGTGCACCAAAAATATCTCGCAATGCCACTTTAGTGGCCGCTCTTGTGAACATTGTGCTAGACTTCATATTCATCGGATGGCTAGACATGGGTACCAGAGGAGCTTCCATTGCCACAGGGATTGCTCTAATGATTTCATGCTTATACATGCTCTACTATTTGTATCAGGGTAAAGGACACATAAGTATAAGAGGTTTCAAACTAAGTTTCACCTTGCCTCAATGGAAAGAGATCATACGGCATGGTATACCGTCATTGATTTCTGAACTATCATTTGTAGCCGGGTTAATTCTGATCAACCGTAGTCTGGTCAGCTATGGCTCCACTGCCGTTGAGGTTTTTGGGATAGTGAACTATGCAAGTTTTATATTTCTGAGGCTTTTCACGGCGGCACTTGTATCGGTCCTGCCCATCGTATCATTCAACATTGGAGCATCATTACCAGAAAGGGTTATTCAGACGTTGAAATTTTCCATTGCCTTTACTATACTTTTAGGAATTATAATCTCCATTTTGAGCTTTATTATTCCTTCCTTTCTCATTGATACATTCGCCAGCCATGAGACCTTAGATTATAAAGAATTGATGGTAGAAGCATTTGGGTTATTTTTCCTGCTATTCCTTTCTGCAGGACCAAATTATATCCTCGCTGCTTACTTCCAAAGTGTAGGCCACACTACTGTTTCAATCACTTTAAACGCACTAAAAGGGTTTATTTTGATCGCTTTTCTGCTATATATTTTGAATGATTTACTGGAAATGGGAACTACAGGCATATGGATTTCGAGATCGGGCGCCGAGATTGCGGCCTTCATATTGGTCGGACTTTATAGTCTGATTAGAAAAGATAGGTTTTATAGTAAAGAGGCCATTTTAAATAAGTAA
- a CDS encoding DUF2459 domain-containing protein, which translates to MKILKKIFQWIFYVLLLPLLYASIALICSFITVGENNSTGNENHTIYLHTNGVHLDIAISKADLDEDLYRQLYHKPGENYISFGWGDENFYLNTRTWDDLTFGNAFGALFLKSSTLMHVTRYRGVHKDWQAIKVSARQLEILNERISQSFKRDQASQIIQLENKGYTAIDDFYKAEGSYSCIYTCNTWVNSVFKDAGLKSCLWTPFDFGLLSKY; encoded by the coding sequence ATGAAAATCCTTAAAAAGATATTCCAATGGATCTTTTATGTTTTATTGCTTCCATTGCTATATGCATCAATTGCCCTTATCTGTAGTTTCATAACAGTGGGAGAGAATAACTCGACTGGCAATGAAAATCACACCATTTATTTGCACACCAATGGTGTTCACCTGGATATTGCCATTTCTAAAGCTGATCTGGATGAAGACTTATATAGGCAGCTTTACCATAAACCGGGTGAAAACTATATTTCTTTTGGTTGGGGTGATGAGAACTTCTACCTCAACACCAGAACCTGGGATGACCTTACTTTTGGAAATGCTTTTGGGGCTCTATTTTTAAAGAGTTCAACATTAATGCATGTCACCAGGTATAGAGGCGTGCATAAAGATTGGCAGGCCATAAAGGTCAGTGCCAGACAATTAGAAATCCTAAATGAGAGAATCTCTCAATCATTTAAAAGAGACCAGGCTTCACAAATTATTCAACTTGAAAATAAGGGGTATACCGCTATAGATGATTTTTATAAAGCAGAAGGAAGTTATTCATGCATTTATACTTGTAATACTTGGGTGAATTCTGTTTTTAAAGACGCAGGCCTCAAAAGTTGTTTATGGACTCCTTTTGATTTTGGATTACTTTCGAAGTATTAA
- a CDS encoding macro domain-containing protein, giving the protein MESDAIVSPGNSFGFMDGGLDFLISKNYGWQIQSELRERISKRPINELLVGQAETIWIEDFKKYVICAPTMRVPTSNNIGDTVNAYLAIKAILQELKTHHDINRVTVPGLCTGTGKMPPLISAKQMYMAYQEIVKANIPEFMNYMDVKKYHSYLTH; this is encoded by the coding sequence TTGGAATCAGATGCCATTGTGAGTCCGGGTAATTCATTTGGTTTTATGGATGGTGGATTGGATTTCCTGATTTCAAAGAACTATGGTTGGCAAATTCAATCAGAGCTTAGAGAGAGGATTTCAAAACGCCCTATCAACGAATTATTGGTTGGTCAGGCTGAGACTATTTGGATTGAAGATTTTAAAAAATATGTGATCTGTGCACCCACAATGCGCGTTCCAACTAGTAACAATATCGGGGACACTGTAAATGCTTACTTGGCCATAAAGGCAATTTTACAGGAATTAAAAACTCATCATGACATTAATAGAGTTACTGTGCCCGGGTTATGTACGGGTACTGGCAAAATGCCTCCATTAATAAGTGCTAAACAAATGTATATGGCATATCAAGAGATAGTAAAAGCAAATATTCCAGAATTTATGAATTACATGGATGTGAAAAAGTACCATAGTTATCTAACCCATTAA
- a CDS encoding L,D-transpeptidase family protein, whose product MFSKFLPFVVIIFVTAGSFKEEQLKYPRVRQAYEDKGQSMAQLLEDNRLSKSKIELYIRAFKLEKELELWGRNRGDAQFKLIKTYAVCNTSGALGPKRKQGDLQIPEGFYHIDRFNPSSRYYLSLGINYPNKSDKVLGLKNHLGGDIFIHGYCVTIGCLPMTNEQIKELYIFCVEATNGGQSKVPVSIFPSRLTEGEFTRLSEKYGANSAKVALWTDLKKGYDIFNKTKQLPSVGFLSSGRHEVN is encoded by the coding sequence ATGTTTAGCAAATTTCTCCCTTTTGTGGTAATCATTTTTGTAACTGCAGGCTCATTTAAAGAGGAGCAGCTCAAATATCCACGAGTTCGACAGGCTTATGAGGATAAAGGGCAGAGTATGGCTCAACTGTTGGAGGATAACCGTCTCAGTAAGAGTAAAATAGAATTATACATTAGGGCTTTTAAATTGGAAAAGGAACTTGAGTTATGGGGACGGAACAGGGGTGATGCTCAGTTTAAGCTTATAAAAACCTATGCCGTTTGTAATACGTCTGGTGCATTGGGGCCGAAGCGTAAACAGGGGGATTTACAGATTCCGGAAGGATTTTATCATATTGATAGATTTAATCCAAGTAGCAGGTATTATCTGTCTTTAGGTATTAATTACCCAAATAAATCTGATAAGGTTTTGGGACTAAAAAATCATCTTGGAGGGGACATATTTATTCATGGTTATTGTGTAACTATAGGTTGTCTCCCAATGACTAATGAGCAAATTAAAGAGCTTTACATTTTCTGTGTAGAGGCTACTAATGGCGGTCAATCTAAAGTGCCAGTAAGTATCTTTCCATCCAGGCTCACCGAAGGCGAATTTACCCGACTGTCTGAAAAGTATGGTGCAAATTCAGCAAAAGTAGCTTTGTGGACTGATCTGAAGAAAGGCTACGACATATTTAATAAAACGAAACAACTGCCCTCAGTAGGTTTTTTATCCTCTGGTAGGCATGAGGTAAATTGA
- a CDS encoding REP-associated tyrosine transposase encodes MSGDSYHIKDQHACYFITMTVVYWVDVFSRKDYKDILVESLDHCIKNKGLNLFSWVIMSNHVHIVARVTSDLGMSGFLRDFKKFTSKRIVEAIKEIPESRRDWLLDKFAFEALRSRRAPYYKLWRDDNHAINLTNIDMMNKIDYIHDNPVKAGIVAFPNHYLYSSAIDYAGGKGMLPVILV; translated from the coding sequence ATGTCTGGAGATTCATACCACATTAAAGATCAGCATGCGTGCTATTTTATTACCATGACAGTAGTGTATTGGGTAGATGTATTTAGTAGAAAAGACTATAAGGATATTCTCGTGGAGTCATTAGATCACTGCATTAAAAATAAAGGGTTGAACTTATTTTCATGGGTAATTATGAGCAATCACGTTCATATTGTGGCTCGGGTAACCTCTGATTTAGGTATGTCAGGATTCTTAAGAGACTTTAAAAAGTTTACTTCCAAGCGTATTGTGGAGGCAATAAAGGAAATACCTGAGAGTAGAAGAGATTGGTTGCTTGATAAGTTTGCTTTTGAAGCTCTGAGAAGTCGCAGAGCTCCTTATTATAAACTATGGAGAGATGATAATCATGCCATCAACCTAACCAATATTGATATGATGAATAAAATAGATTATATCCATGATAATCCTGTTAAAGCGGGAATAGTGGCATTTCCTAATCATTATTTATATAGTAGTGCTATAGATTATGCTGGAGGCAAAGGCATGCTTCCAGTGATATTGGTATGA
- a CDS encoding YgaP family membrane protein codes for MKKNMGKFDRLLRILVALAIAVLYFINVISGTLAIVLGVLAIIFVITSFISFCPLYSPFRISTRGKE; via the coding sequence ATGAAAAAGAACATGGGTAAATTTGATAGGCTATTAAGAATATTAGTAGCATTAGCCATTGCAGTGTTGTATTTCATAAACGTAATCTCTGGTACGCTAGCCATAGTATTGGGAGTACTGGCAATCATCTTTGTTATTACATCATTCATAAGTTTTTGTCCACTCTACTCACCGTTTAGAATAAGTACTAGAGGTAAAGAATAA
- a CDS encoding rhodanese-like domain-containing protein, with translation MFSIFKNIMNSTDNESLKEAINNGALLVDVRTPGEFAGGSVRGAVNIPLDQVANQLSKFKGKDQIVVFCQSGNRSGQAHHILESNGFDNVMNGGSWYNVNKLVN, from the coding sequence ATGTTCTCAATTTTCAAAAATATCATGAATTCTACTGATAATGAATCACTTAAAGAGGCCATAAACAATGGAGCCCTTTTAGTAGATGTACGTACGCCTGGTGAGTTTGCCGGTGGTAGCGTAAGGGGAGCAGTCAATATTCCATTAGACCAGGTGGCCAACCAGCTATCTAAGTTTAAAGGAAAGGATCAAATAGTGGTGTTCTGCCAGAGCGGTAACAGATCCGGTCAGGCCCACCATATATTGGAGAGCAATGGGTTTGACAATGTGATGAATGGTGGCTCATGGTATAATGTAAATAAATTGGTGAACTAA